The Candidatus Ozemobacteraceae bacterium sequence ACCACGACCATCACCGGCACGACCGACGTCGATCTGGGGGTCATCCTCCTCCAGCCCCAGACCTACAAAATCGTCGGCGTCTGGAAGGACGTTCCAGGGTGGGTGTTCACCAACGCCCCCGATGCGAACATCATCGCCTACTCGGGAAACCGCGTCGTGGCGACGGCGACGGGAAAACTGAACGCGCAGTCCTTCGAAATCGGCGGCATTCCGATGGGCACCACCGTTTCTCTCGAAGCGGAAATCAAGGGCTACCGGATGAACGGAGCCGTTCCCGTCGTGCCGAACAGTGATTTCCAGGGGGTCATCTACCAGACCCTCTCGCTGAAGACGAACTTCTCCCCGATCCTTCGCGACGTCCGGGTCGTCGTGATCGGAGCGAACATCAACAACGGCGAGCGCATCGGCGCCTACTGCCAGGAGACCGGCACCGTCTGGGCGACGACGACGGTCACCAACTCGGGCCTGCTCACGACGACGCCGAAGGTCGTCGACCTGGGAACGAACCAGGTGCCAACGGGTTACACCCTGACGTTCAAGGGATACAACGTCGATGACGGCACGTTCGGAACCGAATCGCCGATGATCAATGATGACGGTGTCGATCCTCAGATCGTCACCATCCAGGTGAACTGATGGAGGATCATAAAGCTATGTCTGATACGGCCATGAATGACAACAGGAGGTCGGGATTCATGAATGTTCGCGTATGGGGAGGCTGGCTGCTGGCCGCTCTCGGCATCACGGTCCTCATGACGATGGGATGCGAGAAGGGCGCCCTCGGCGTCCGGTCCAGCAACCTGACCGGATTGATCGTCGACAGCGCCTCGTCGGCCCCCATTGAAGGCGTGCGCGTCAGGATCGTGTCCGAAGCGGCGGTCAGCACGAACGCTCAGGCGGCTCTCGGCCAGAACTTCGTTTCCGT is a genomic window containing:
- a CDS encoding carboxypeptidase-like regulatory domain-containing protein, translated to MIPAKRIPSGMGILIAFFLLIISLVGCEKGTLGLKGGSVSGFVVDSRTLAGVSGVSVTGITGAEKDKVTKFTYTDSRGAYVFTDLRAGEWKLSFDKAGYDPIAQDASAAVSVVVVNDENRAVPDVRMVQLYTNQYINVKGTLKDARNGTLISIGNSQFTFGTQVFNNRMPSDFQIGFAVAAQAGGIDVTIKVTNYETYTTTITGTTDVDLGVILLQPQTYKIVGVWKDVPGWVFTNAPDANIIAYSGNRVVATATGKLNAQSFEIGGIPMGTTVSLEAEIKGYRMNGAVPVVPNSDFQGVIYQTLSLKTNFSPILRDVRVVVIGANINNGERIGAYCQETGTVWATTTVTNSGLLTTTPKVVDLGTNQVPTGYTLTFKGYNVDDGTFGTESPMINDDGVDPQIVTIQVN